The following proteins are co-located in the Streptomyces sp. DT2A-34 genome:
- a CDS encoding IS5 family transposase (programmed frameshift) encodes MTDLIERLVPEELWTLFRRVVPPTEVIRPQGGGRRRAGDRECLAAIIFVATSGCTWRQLPPVFGPAWPTVYRRFARWSRDRVWARLHRVLLDELGARGELDWSRCAIDSVSLRAAKGPLTGPNPTDRGKSGSKIHLITDRNGLPLSLGISGANMHDSLGLKPLVRGIPPIRSRRGPRRRRPAKLHADKGYDYDHLRRWLRKRGIRHRIARKGIESSTRLGRHRWVVERTVSWLAGCRRLHRRYERKAEHFLAFVGIAAALICHRRLTN; translated from the exons ATGACGGATCTGATTGAGCGGTTGGTGCCGGAAGAGTTATGGACGCTGTTCCGACGGGTGGTTCCGCCGACGGAGGTCATACGTCCGCAGGGCGGCGGCCGACGGCGGGCGGGTGACCGCGAGTGCCTGGCGGCGATCATCTTCGTAGCCACCTCCGGGTGTACCTGGCGGCAGTTACCCCCGGTGTTCGGCCCGGCCTGGCCGACGGTCTACCGGCGTTTCGCCCGGTGGAGCCGGGACCGGGTCTGGGCCAGGCTCCACCGGGTCCTCCTGGACGAGCTCGGCGCCCGCGGTGAGCTGGACTGGTCGCGGTGTGCCATCGACTCCGTCAGCCTCAGGGCCGCAAAA GGGCCCCTGACCGGACCGAATCCGACCGACCGCGGCAAGAGCGGATCGAAAATCCACCTGATCACGGACCGGAACGGTCTGCCTCTGTCACTGGGCATCTCCGGCGCCAACATGCACGACAGCCTCGGTCTCAAGCCACTGGTGCGCGGGATCCCGCCGATCCGCTCCCGGCGCGGCCCGCGTCGCCGACGGCCGGCCAAGCTCCATGCCGACAAGGGCTACGACTACGACCACCTGCGGCGATGGCTCCGTAAACGGGGTATCCGCCACCGCATCGCCCGCAAAGGCATCGAGTCCTCCACGCGGCTCGGCCGCCACCGCTGGGTCGTCGAGAGGACGGTGTCCTGGCTGGCCGGATGCCGACGTCTGCACCGCCGCTACGAGCGCAAGGCCGAACACTTCCTCGCGTTCGTCGGCATC
- a CDS encoding MBL fold metallo-hydrolase: protein MDWFGFDLGPEKTARVDLGGRVLECLATPGHHESAVTYYDPCTGWLLTGDTVYPGRLYGARLACVRHHCRPAVRVRGVPSGHARDRVPCRDDARAGCGYPVRPTYQPDERRSR from the coding sequence GTGGATTGGTTCGGCTTCGACCTGGGCCCGGAGAAGACCGCCCGGGTCGACCTGGGCGGGCGAGTGCTGGAATGCCTGGCCACCCCCGGCCACCACGAGTCAGCGGTCACGTACTACGATCCGTGCACCGGATGGCTGCTCACCGGCGACACCGTGTATCCGGGCAGGCTCTACGGTGCACGACTGGCCTGCGTTCGTCACCACTGTCGACCGGCTGTACGCGTTCGCGGCGTGCCGTCCGGTCACGCACGTGATCGGGTGCCATGTCGAGATGACGCGCGAGCCGGGTGTGGCTACCCGGTGCGTCCCACCTACCAGCCCGACGAACGCCGCTCGAGATGA
- a CDS encoding MBL fold metallo-hydrolase — protein sequence MTTLTPAPQRVLLDRLDERVSVFRVKDEVDAFAIRTDRFVALIDTLSTPDLCRAVLSELEPDLRDRPLIVVNTHGDWDHVWGNAAVEDRATIIAHASAVDRLRSPQAAAVLQEKAAAEERFNTVRIVEPTVTFTDTLTLHGGDLTLRLIHTPGHTDDHTAVWIPELRLCIAGDAAEDPIPEVTSAHPEDLRRLRLSLRRLQALRPLTVLPSHGETTEPQVLERNLDYFSLIEDRVRALSPGNADPFEAPGLTFTECVGGTRPLAEGLQAFYSMCHRKALLATLDQESADRLLQTSSGLADPTDAATA from the coding sequence ATGACCACCCTCACACCCGCCCCTCAGCGCGTCCTCCTCGACAGGCTCGACGAACGAGTCTCCGTCTTCCGGGTCAAGGACGAGGTCGACGCCTTCGCCATCCGTACGGACCGCTTCGTCGCACTCATCGACACCCTCAGCACGCCGGACCTGTGCCGGGCGGTCCTGAGTGAGCTCGAACCAGACCTGCGCGACCGCCCGCTGATCGTCGTGAACACACACGGCGACTGGGACCACGTCTGGGGCAACGCCGCCGTCGAGGACCGCGCGACGATCATCGCCCACGCGTCCGCGGTGGACCGGCTCCGCTCGCCGCAGGCAGCTGCCGTCCTTCAGGAGAAGGCGGCTGCCGAGGAGCGCTTCAACACCGTTCGTATCGTCGAGCCGACGGTCACGTTCACCGACACTCTGACCCTTCACGGTGGGGACCTCACCCTGCGGCTCATCCACACTCCTGGCCACACCGACGACCACACCGCGGTGTGGATTCCCGAACTGCGTCTGTGCATCGCCGGGGACGCCGCCGAGGACCCGATTCCGGAGGTGACCAGCGCGCACCCCGAGGACCTGCGGCGGCTGCGCCTGTCGCTTCGACGCCTGCAGGCTCTGCGGCCGTTGACAGTCCTGCCGTCGCACGGCGAGACGACCGAGCCTCAGGTGCTGGAGCGCAACCTCGACTACTTCTCCCTCATCGAAGACCGCGTCCGCGCGCTGTCGCCCGGAAACGCCGACCCGTTCGAAGCACCCGGACTCACTTTCACGGAATGCGTCGGGGGCACCAGGCCGCTCGCTGAAGGCCTCCAGGCCTTCTACTCGATGTGCCACCGCAAAGCGCTGCTCGCCACTCTCGACCAGGAATCTGCCGACCGCCTGCTTCAGACGTCCTCCGGCCTGGCCGACCCGACGGACGCGGCGACCGCGTGA
- a CDS encoding IS5 family transposase produces the protein MSERRPYPSDLSDARWELIEPALAAWRFERRGRALDFGRPPQHDLREILDAILYVDRTGVQWRYLPHDFPPWETVYGYFAKWQKEGVFAQLNGLLRELARQKEGRNAEPSACVIDAQSVKTSTSVPAASQGTDAGKKIVGRKRSIVTDTLGLLLAVLVTAANVQDSVAGTQLLDQVATGHPGIRKVWVDGGYRQHLVEHAATLGIDMEIVTRTPGTRGFTPIPKRWTVERTYGWLMLHRRLARDYETLPARSEALIHLAMTDLMARRLTREATISWRDPTTPDQIRITG, from the coding sequence ATGAGTGAACGACGCCCGTATCCGAGCGACTTGTCCGATGCCCGCTGGGAGCTGATCGAGCCCGCCCTGGCGGCCTGGCGCTTCGAACGCCGCGGCCGGGCCCTGGACTTCGGACGCCCGCCCCAGCATGACCTGCGGGAGATCCTGGACGCGATCTTGTACGTGGACCGCACCGGGGTCCAGTGGCGCTACCTGCCACACGACTTCCCACCCTGGGAGACGGTCTACGGCTACTTCGCCAAGTGGCAGAAGGAAGGAGTGTTTGCCCAGCTCAATGGCCTGCTGCGGGAGTTGGCAAGGCAAAAGGAGGGACGGAACGCGGAGCCGTCGGCCTGCGTGATCGACGCGCAGAGCGTGAAGACCTCCACCAGCGTCCCCGCCGCGAGTCAGGGCACGGATGCGGGCAAGAAGATCGTGGGCCGCAAGCGCAGTATCGTGACCGACACGCTCGGCCTGCTGCTGGCCGTCCTGGTCACGGCGGCCAATGTCCAGGACTCCGTGGCCGGCACCCAACTGCTCGACCAGGTTGCCACTGGCCATCCCGGCATCCGCAAGGTGTGGGTCGACGGCGGCTATCGCCAGCACCTCGTCGAGCATGCCGCCACTTTGGGCATCGACATGGAAATCGTCACCCGCACCCCCGGGACCAGAGGATTCACCCCGATACCGAAGCGGTGGACGGTAGAGCGGACCTACGGCTGGTTGATGCTCCACCGTCGCTTGGCCCGCGACTACGAGACCCTCCCGGCCCGCTCAGAAGCCCTGATCCACCTCGCGATGACCGACCTCATGGCCCGCCGCCTCACCCGCGAGGCCACCATCTCCTGGCGCGACCCGACAACACCGGATCAAATCCGCATCACGGGATAA
- a CDS encoding S8 family serine peptidase: MAPALTGALTLTGAVPAYAAPGDAPDSGQPKGTYSAGTYVVKLKDDPVAAYEGGLPRLKRTAPVPGERLNADSGAVRGYLRHLDDRRDSVLDAVPGVKKLYDYDYTFNGFAARLTGKQAAKLAGTPGVVAVTRDTINQPAAAPGGSAPTDHAPSATATSVRTATVNTAPAPAGSAADRRSGAAQPPDIPRFLGLSGKKGLWSKFSGPEHAGEGMIVGVIDAVDTKNPMLASLPEPRPDAEVIAKKWRGTCDTGQDSDPANNITCNNKVIGAGWFRKGVPEPLPIDVPSPMDMDSHGTHVGTTLAGNYNTPASIPGTGVSGRLSGLAPAARLAFYKACWSIGCPGVDTAAAIDRAVADGVDVISFSIGGSLTDPTSVEAMFNAAKAGVFVAAAAGNDGPQTVNNTAPWITTVAANTHDTVYHSTLVLGDGRRFTNINMNPGVPSAPLINAADARKAGADAAKAELCLPGTLAPDKVKGKIIACDRGGPPGVYMQDKVKEVSDAGAVAVVVANTPTSSQDFFSDPLLLPLIQLGPENREALKEYAATAGATAEFTPSAASRGRAPEVTYFSSSGPDPFSNGGLLKPDISGPGDLIAAGTVPGGFAGYPGEYGFMSGTSMATPHIAGLATLLKSLHPHWSPMEIKSALMTTAATTDNEGKPIGRQEATGAATPLDYGAGTTRVTLAADPGLVYDSTSADWTAYLCALGEQPTTDDGGDICATIPRTDPSDLNYASIAVGDLLGRQTVARTVTNVSSETGDYKATIQTPPGYKAEVTPKRLVLKPGASATYKVTFTRTDAAFDDWSFGSLTWNDAHSQHRVTSTVALRAAAIDAPDAVTVDGEDSATLTAQVGWNGALSATTTGLYAGRKTTGTLTDTDQNGYSEGAPDPSDAVAKIRVHVPEDALFTRVAITSADHLPGTDLDLYTFDKDGNSVGPPPPFGSDEQIDLPPGDYDVYVVQYELPEGATSQQFTLWTWQVGQGSPDVGALVAPATQPVRGGYHADVTVTWPGVERGKRYLGVVEYGDGSATVGRTAVTVIP, encoded by the coding sequence TTGGCTCCTGCCCTCACAGGGGCCCTGACGCTGACCGGTGCCGTGCCCGCGTACGCCGCTCCCGGCGACGCGCCCGATTCCGGGCAACCGAAAGGGACTTACAGCGCAGGCACCTATGTGGTGAAACTCAAGGACGACCCCGTGGCCGCGTACGAGGGCGGACTACCCCGGCTGAAACGGACGGCACCGGTGCCGGGAGAGCGGCTCAACGCCGACTCAGGCGCGGTCAGGGGCTATCTGCGGCATCTGGACGACCGTCGGGACAGCGTGCTGGACGCCGTGCCGGGCGTCAAGAAGCTCTACGACTACGACTACACGTTCAACGGGTTCGCCGCCCGGCTCACCGGCAAGCAGGCAGCGAAGCTGGCCGGCACGCCCGGTGTGGTGGCGGTTACCCGGGACACAATCAACCAGCCGGCCGCCGCCCCGGGCGGATCCGCCCCGACGGATCACGCCCCCTCGGCCACCGCCACCTCCGTACGGACTGCCACTGTCAACACCGCACCTGCGCCCGCAGGTTCGGCCGCCGACAGGCGGTCCGGCGCGGCGCAGCCGCCCGACATACCCCGCTTCCTCGGTCTGTCCGGGAAGAAGGGCCTGTGGTCCAAGTTCAGCGGCCCGGAGCACGCGGGCGAAGGCATGATCGTCGGAGTCATCGACGCGGTGGACACCAAGAACCCGATGCTCGCCTCGCTGCCGGAGCCCCGCCCGGACGCGGAGGTCATCGCCAAGAAGTGGCGGGGAACCTGCGACACCGGCCAGGACAGTGACCCCGCCAACAACATCACCTGCAACAACAAGGTGATCGGCGCCGGCTGGTTTCGCAAGGGCGTGCCCGAGCCTCTCCCGATAGACGTCCCCTCACCCATGGACATGGACAGCCACGGCACCCACGTCGGCACCACCCTCGCGGGCAACTACAATACCCCTGCGTCGATCCCGGGCACCGGCGTGAGCGGTCGGCTCAGCGGCCTCGCGCCCGCGGCTCGGCTGGCCTTCTACAAGGCGTGCTGGAGCATCGGCTGCCCCGGTGTGGACACCGCGGCGGCGATCGACCGGGCCGTGGCGGACGGCGTCGACGTCATCAGCTTCTCCATCGGCGGGTCGCTAACCGACCCGACCTCCGTGGAAGCCATGTTCAACGCCGCCAAGGCGGGCGTCTTCGTCGCCGCGGCGGCCGGCAACGACGGCCCGCAGACGGTGAACAACACCGCGCCGTGGATCACCACGGTGGCCGCGAACACACATGACACCGTGTACCACTCGACGCTGGTCCTCGGCGACGGCCGACGGTTCACCAACATCAACATGAACCCTGGTGTCCCCTCGGCTCCGCTGATCAACGCCGCCGACGCGCGCAAGGCGGGCGCCGACGCCGCGAAGGCGGAGCTGTGCCTCCCGGGCACCCTGGCCCCGGATAAGGTGAAGGGAAAGATCATCGCTTGCGACCGGGGCGGTCCCCCCGGCGTGTACATGCAGGACAAGGTCAAGGAGGTATCGGACGCCGGCGCCGTGGCTGTCGTCGTGGCCAACACGCCGACCAGCTCCCAAGACTTCTTCTCCGACCCCCTGCTCCTCCCGCTCATCCAGCTGGGACCGGAGAACCGCGAGGCGCTCAAGGAGTACGCCGCCACCGCGGGCGCCACTGCCGAGTTCACCCCCAGCGCGGCCAGCCGTGGCCGGGCTCCGGAGGTCACCTACTTCTCTTCCAGCGGCCCCGACCCCTTCAGTAACGGTGGCCTGCTCAAGCCCGACATCTCCGGACCGGGCGACCTGATCGCCGCGGGCACCGTGCCGGGCGGCTTCGCCGGATACCCGGGTGAGTACGGCTTCATGTCGGGTACGTCGATGGCGACCCCGCACATCGCTGGGCTCGCGACGCTGCTGAAGTCCCTGCACCCGCACTGGTCTCCGATGGAAATCAAGTCGGCGCTGATGACCACGGCCGCCACGACTGACAACGAGGGGAAGCCCATCGGCCGGCAGGAGGCCACCGGTGCCGCGACGCCGCTCGATTACGGAGCGGGCACGACCCGGGTCACCCTCGCCGCCGATCCCGGCCTGGTCTACGACTCCACCTCCGCGGACTGGACGGCGTACCTCTGCGCGCTCGGCGAGCAGCCGACGACGGACGACGGCGGAGACATCTGCGCCACCATCCCGCGGACCGACCCCAGCGACCTGAACTACGCGTCCATCGCCGTCGGTGACCTGCTCGGCCGGCAGACCGTGGCCCGTACGGTCACCAACGTCTCCTCGGAGACCGGCGACTACAAGGCGACGATCCAGACCCCGCCCGGTTACAAGGCCGAGGTCACGCCGAAGCGGCTGGTGCTGAAGCCTGGCGCGTCGGCGACTTACAAGGTGACATTCACCCGCACCGACGCCGCCTTCGACGACTGGTCGTTCGGCTCCCTCACCTGGAATGACGCACACAGCCAGCACCGGGTCACGAGCACGGTCGCCCTGCGTGCGGCGGCGATCGACGCGCCGGATGCGGTCACGGTGGACGGCGAGGACTCGGCCACGCTCACCGCACAGGTGGGCTGGAACGGCGCACTCAGCGCCACGACAACGGGGTTGTACGCAGGTCGGAAGACCACGGGCACGCTCACCGACACCGATCAGAACGGATATTCCGAAGGCGCCCCGGACCCCTCGGACGCTGTCGCGAAGATACGAGTTCACGTACCGGAGGACGCCCTCTTCACCAGGGTGGCGATCACCTCGGCGGACCATCTGCCCGGCACCGACCTCGACTTGTACACCTTCGACAAGGACGGCAATTCGGTGGGCCCGCCGCCTCCGTTCGGCTCGGACGAGCAAATCGATCTGCCGCCCGGTGACTACGACGTGTACGTGGTCCAGTACGAGCTGCCGGAGGGCGCGACGAGCCAACAGTTCACCCTGTGGACCTGGCAGGTCGGCCAGGGCAGCCCGGACGTCGGGGCCCTGGTAGCCCCCGCGACCCAGCCGGTCCGCGGGGGCTACCACGCCGACGTCACCGTGACGTGGCCGGGCGTCGAGCGGGGCAAGCGGTATCTCGGGGTCGTCGAGTACGGCGACGGTTCCGCGACCGTGGGGCGCACGGCGGTCACGGTCATCCCGTAG